One stretch of Roseimicrobium sp. ORNL1 DNA includes these proteins:
- a CDS encoding ABC transporter ATP-binding protein, with amino-acid sequence MSIDSELENIVPSKLVVEGVSKSFKSRSGVVLALDNVSLEIGEGEFVCLVGPSGCGKSTLLNLIAGLDKPDSGRVLADGKLVTGTGRERMVMFQEHALFPWLDVMGNLMFSLKLKPGLTDAERKDVARYYLKLVGLERFTHANIHELSGGMKQRVALARALAPNPRVLLMDEPFAALDAMTREQLYEDLQKIWAARRKTIVFVTHNVREAACLGDRVVLFSPHPGRVREQFKVTLDRPRDISSIQLAEKATEITRALKAHHTSSQAVGTKA; translated from the coding sequence ATGTCGATCGACTCAGAACTCGAAAACATCGTCCCCTCCAAGCTGGTGGTGGAGGGTGTGTCGAAGTCATTCAAGTCGCGCAGCGGCGTGGTGCTGGCGCTGGACAATGTGAGCCTGGAAATCGGTGAAGGTGAGTTCGTGTGCCTGGTGGGGCCGTCCGGCTGTGGCAAGAGCACCCTGCTGAACCTCATCGCAGGGCTGGACAAGCCGGACTCGGGTCGTGTGCTGGCAGATGGCAAGCTGGTGACGGGTACGGGCCGCGAGCGCATGGTGATGTTCCAGGAGCATGCCCTTTTTCCCTGGCTGGATGTGATGGGGAACCTGATGTTCTCCCTGAAGCTGAAGCCGGGTCTCACGGATGCGGAGCGCAAGGATGTGGCCCGCTACTACCTGAAGCTGGTGGGGCTGGAGCGCTTCACGCATGCGAACATCCACGAGCTCTCCGGCGGCATGAAGCAGCGTGTGGCCCTGGCGCGCGCGCTGGCGCCGAATCCGCGCGTGCTGCTGATGGATGAACCCTTCGCCGCGCTGGATGCGATGACGCGCGAGCAGCTGTACGAGGACCTTCAGAAAATCTGGGCCGCGCGCCGCAAGACGATTGTCTTCGTGACGCACAACGTGCGCGAGGCCGCGTGCCTGGGCGACCGTGTGGTGCTCTTCAGCCCGCACCCGGGTCGCGTGCGTGAGCAGTTCAAGGTGACGCTGGATCGTCCGCGAGACATCAGCAGCATCCAACTGGCGGAAAAGGCCACGGAAATCACGAGAGCGCTCAAGGCGCATCACACAAGCAGCCAGGCAGTGGGGACGAAGGCATGA
- a CDS encoding ABC transporter substrate-binding protein — translation MNRRHFLSLAPAALSVAGGAVVSSSLTGCKEKVDAQVLRFGHFPNITHVQGLVAHQLSRQGKGWYEEKVGVKVEWFTYNAGPSATEAIFSGALDVTYIGPSPVLNAYSKSKGTEMRVLAGGANGGNSLVVRPAANINTPADFKGKKIASPQLGNTQDIQLRAFLAENGLNITQTGGDASILPTQNPDQLSLFQSGDLDAVWTVEPWVTRLELEAGGKIFLEDKDTNVTLLAASAAFVKDRPEQAKKLATAHAELTAWIKANADEAKKLISAELKELMGKAPSDELLTKALSRTVITDTVSRESMDKMVASAQKVGFLKDIPGLDQLFPKL, via the coding sequence ATGAACCGCCGCCATTTCCTTTCCCTCGCGCCTGCTGCTCTTTCTGTGGCTGGCGGTGCCGTCGTCAGTTCCTCGCTCACCGGGTGCAAGGAGAAGGTGGATGCGCAGGTCTTGCGCTTCGGCCATTTCCCGAACATCACGCATGTGCAGGGCCTCGTGGCGCATCAGCTTTCCCGGCAGGGGAAGGGGTGGTATGAGGAGAAGGTGGGGGTGAAGGTGGAGTGGTTCACGTACAACGCGGGGCCGTCGGCGACGGAGGCGATTTTCTCCGGGGCGCTGGATGTGACGTACATCGGCCCGAGCCCGGTGCTCAATGCGTACTCGAAGAGCAAGGGCACGGAGATGCGCGTGCTGGCCGGCGGCGCGAACGGCGGGAACTCCCTGGTGGTGCGCCCGGCGGCAAACATCAACACGCCCGCGGACTTCAAGGGGAAGAAGATTGCCTCCCCGCAGCTCGGCAACACCCAGGACATCCAGCTCCGCGCCTTCCTGGCAGAGAACGGCCTGAACATCACCCAGACCGGCGGGGATGCCTCCATCCTGCCGACACAGAATCCGGACCAGCTCTCGCTCTTCCAGAGCGGTGACCTGGATGCCGTGTGGACCGTGGAACCCTGGGTCACCCGCCTGGAACTCGAGGCCGGCGGCAAAATCTTCCTGGAGGACAAGGACACCAATGTGACCCTGCTGGCCGCCAGCGCCGCCTTTGTGAAGGATCGCCCCGAGCAGGCCAAGAAACTCGCCACCGCCCACGCGGAACTCACCGCCTGGATCAAGGCCAATGCGGATGAGGCGAAGAAACTCATCTCCGCCGAGCTGAAGGAACTCATGGGCAAGGCTCCGAGTGATGAGCTGCTGACAAAAGCGCTGAGCCGCACGGTCATCACCGATACCGTGTCCCGCGAGTCGATGGACAAGATGGTGGCCAGCGCGCAGAAGGTGGGGTTCCTGAAGGATATCCCGGGGTTGGATCAGTTGTTCCCGAAGCTGTAG
- a CDS encoding NTPase (NACHT family)-like protein encodes MDYPIENLGPEKFQMFSQALLLTEYPGLQCFPVGQPDGGRDATQIPYDVIASKRFIMFQVKFARHPLKESDPHKWLLEIIKDEIPKVKKQIVQGARQFVLITNIPGTAHPEVGSIDIANKLLTEALELPSIAWWRDDVNRRLDNAWNLKWAYPELMTGPDLIRAIVENNLTEDQERRSSVLRTFIAAQYRAEQNVKFKQVDLNNKLLDLFIDVPLRRIRGFNEPTVYSGNYSFHPESLITSSHELFETEEELQHHYQRTGTPQTGAASFVLGQSPIHNSFLVLEGAPGQGKSTITQYICQVHRMRLLNKTSELRLVEPSHREAPVRLPIKVDLRDFAMWLARRNPFLADSPELPAKRWMPSLEAFLAALLEFQSGGAFFNVTDLHAVASLSSILLVLDGLDEVAEINVRSDVVKAIEEGAERLASISASLSVVVASRPTAFENSPGLSRELFRHESLDHITPDLIESYAKKWVRARLLTEKEGSEVKKILRHKLDQPHLRDLARNPMQLAILLSLVHTRGVSLPDKRTALYDSYVELFFNREAEKASIVRDNRDLLIDIHQYLAWLLHVESEQASGEGHRPSAGAIEETRLKSVLRDYLISQGTDPSLTEAIFTGVVERVVAIVSRVQGTFEFEVQPLREYFAARFLHETAPYSPSGFERRGTLPDRFDALSRNFYWLNVTRFYAGCYSKGELASLIDRLKELIQDPDFAHLSHPRILAATLLSDWVFKQHPKSVPEVIRLVLDGIGLRFLLSTTSRRQENSQPLVLPDECGRKELVNHCFSMISNSTPHDFALDVIDLLRANGTREEIALKWKEMISSEDGLTWFRYGSHLGCMHLCDLETLSHFLDRTQLTSELMECLIRARRFDYIEQSEQTFDLAIHALLDRAVDIGTPGKKLGMCEKFGLAIDASRYAYTLTSPSHAPLGSSLKRQLAKGANINFEKNFLTKQWPAWTKAKFVVENTIEALKVPVSVWRTNLAPWDTVVSSIQASFGFSWSAIHLAVLSGAIKSSSEKGTDCSDLFDEEKSLCHRTRYARLRKGVPGWWARTCIQAKTVEQKMLFITTYFVWASHGSISQTIGDVLPIVDSLPDESWAKVFDSVVAITRIVYSGYKERGVYFHEEDIAAVQHSPRVLGLFQTRVRSYVNYGLYVAWRSHLDCNDLRLHAIFQNDAAESLFGMDNDRRESLRLISRGFQLGVPSQRFASQTYFRQRKRDGFPLELAEEVLNHAEKYPTFIVAAAEMRFREETSKKVRRVGEVAQHEGWFEE; translated from the coding sequence ATGGACTATCCAATTGAAAACCTCGGACCCGAAAAGTTCCAGATGTTCAGCCAGGCTCTCTTGCTGACGGAATACCCTGGCCTCCAATGTTTCCCAGTTGGTCAACCAGACGGAGGAAGGGACGCCACGCAAATTCCTTATGACGTTATTGCATCGAAGCGCTTCATCATGTTCCAAGTAAAATTTGCGCGCCATCCCTTGAAAGAATCTGACCCGCACAAATGGTTGCTCGAGATCATCAAAGACGAAATTCCTAAGGTCAAGAAACAGATTGTCCAAGGCGCGCGCCAGTTCGTTTTGATCACGAATATCCCGGGAACCGCGCATCCTGAGGTCGGAAGTATCGACATAGCAAACAAACTACTGACTGAAGCGCTCGAACTCCCGTCGATCGCATGGTGGCGTGACGATGTAAATAGGAGACTTGATAACGCTTGGAACCTCAAATGGGCCTATCCCGAGCTCATGACCGGGCCGGACTTGATTAGGGCCATTGTCGAAAATAACTTAACAGAGGACCAGGAGAGACGTTCATCAGTTTTAAGGACATTTATTGCAGCTCAATATCGCGCGGAGCAAAATGTAAAATTCAAGCAAGTTGATTTAAACAATAAGCTTCTCGACTTGTTTATTGACGTCCCTCTACGCAGGATACGTGGCTTTAACGAACCTACAGTGTACTCCGGAAACTATAGTTTTCATCCAGAGTCTCTCATTACATCTTCACACGAATTGTTCGAGACAGAAGAGGAGCTCCAGCACCACTATCAACGAACTGGAACCCCCCAGACCGGAGCCGCATCATTTGTCTTAGGTCAATCCCCAATCCACAACAGCTTCCTAGTCTTGGAAGGAGCTCCGGGCCAAGGAAAATCGACAATCACGCAGTATATATGCCAGGTACACAGGATGCGCCTTCTCAACAAGACTTCAGAGCTCCGACTCGTTGAGCCAAGTCACCGTGAAGCTCCTGTCCGACTACCAATCAAAGTGGATCTAAGGGACTTCGCGATGTGGCTAGCCCGACGAAATCCGTTCTTAGCAGATTCGCCTGAGCTGCCAGCGAAGAGGTGGATGCCCTCTTTGGAGGCATTCCTCGCGGCCCTTCTAGAGTTTCAATCTGGGGGGGCATTTTTCAATGTTACTGACCTGCATGCTGTAGCAAGTTTAAGTTCTATATTGCTGGTTCTGGACGGCCTCGATGAAGTCGCTGAAATCAACGTTCGCTCGGATGTCGTTAAAGCCATTGAAGAAGGCGCAGAGCGCCTCGCCTCTATTTCTGCGTCACTAAGTGTCGTAGTAGCCAGCAGGCCAACAGCATTCGAAAACTCACCAGGTCTATCACGTGAGTTATTCCGCCATGAGAGCCTTGACCACATCACGCCTGATCTGATTGAGTCCTATGCAAAAAAATGGGTCAGAGCAAGGTTACTGACTGAGAAGGAAGGTTCTGAAGTTAAGAAGATCTTACGCCACAAGCTCGACCAGCCCCATCTAAGGGACCTTGCTCGAAACCCCATGCAATTGGCAATTCTGCTTAGTTTGGTCCATACTCGAGGAGTCTCTCTACCTGACAAGCGCACCGCGTTGTACGATAGCTACGTTGAGTTATTCTTCAATCGTGAAGCAGAAAAAGCCTCTATTGTGCGGGACAATAGGGACCTATTGATAGACATCCACCAATACCTCGCATGGTTGCTACATGTCGAATCGGAGCAAGCAAGTGGAGAAGGCCACCGCCCATCGGCTGGGGCAATAGAAGAGACTCGCCTGAAGTCAGTACTCCGAGATTATCTCATTTCTCAAGGCACCGATCCGTCTTTGACTGAAGCCATCTTCACCGGCGTTGTCGAACGGGTGGTGGCAATAGTCTCTCGAGTCCAAGGGACATTTGAGTTTGAAGTCCAACCCCTGAGAGAATATTTTGCTGCACGTTTCCTCCATGAAACGGCACCCTATTCTCCTTCGGGGTTTGAGAGACGAGGCACACTTCCGGATCGCTTCGACGCCCTTTCTCGAAACTTTTATTGGTTAAATGTGACACGATTCTACGCAGGTTGCTACAGCAAGGGAGAGCTAGCATCCTTGATCGACAGGCTCAAAGAATTGATTCAAGATCCTGATTTCGCGCACCTTAGTCATCCTCGTATTCTTGCCGCAACTCTACTTAGTGATTGGGTCTTCAAACAACACCCGAAATCGGTACCCGAGGTAATTAGGCTCGTATTGGATGGGATTGGCCTTCGATTCTTACTCTCAACGACTAGTCGACGACAAGAAAATTCACAGCCTTTGGTTCTCCCCGACGAGTGCGGCCGAAAAGAGCTCGTGAATCACTGTTTTTCGATGATTTCAAATTCGACCCCGCACGATTTTGCTTTAGACGTGATTGACCTGCTTCGTGCAAACGGAACTCGCGAAGAAATCGCGCTCAAATGGAAAGAAATGATATCAAGCGAAGACGGCCTAACCTGGTTCAGGTATGGTTCTCACCTCGGATGTATGCATCTATGCGACCTTGAGACGTTGTCACATTTTTTGGATCGCACGCAACTAACATCTGAACTCATGGAGTGCCTGATTCGCGCCAGACGATTTGACTACATCGAACAATCGGAACAAACTTTTGATTTGGCTATCCATGCTTTGCTAGATAGAGCCGTTGACATTGGGACCCCAGGGAAGAAGCTTGGGATGTGTGAGAAGTTCGGCCTTGCCATAGATGCATCACGCTATGCATACACATTAACCAGTCCAAGCCATGCTCCGCTCGGTAGTTCCCTGAAACGTCAGTTGGCCAAAGGCGCTAACATTAACTTTGAAAAGAACTTCCTCACGAAGCAGTGGCCTGCTTGGACCAAAGCAAAGTTCGTTGTGGAAAACACGATTGAAGCGCTCAAGGTACCGGTATCTGTTTGGCGGACCAACCTGGCCCCATGGGACACGGTTGTGTCGTCAATTCAAGCGTCTTTCGGATTCTCATGGTCTGCTATTCATCTGGCGGTACTGAGCGGAGCTATTAAGTCATCCAGCGAAAAGGGCACGGACTGCTCAGATCTTTTTGACGAGGAGAAGTCCCTCTGCCACCGCACTCGCTACGCAAGGCTTAGAAAGGGCGTTCCGGGATGGTGGGCCCGAACTTGCATCCAAGCCAAGACAGTGGAGCAGAAAATGCTCTTTATCACCACATACTTCGTCTGGGCAAGCCATGGCTCTATATCTCAAACAATTGGTGATGTGCTGCCTATCGTGGATTCGCTGCCAGATGAATCTTGGGCGAAAGTGTTCGACTCTGTAGTCGCAATCACCAGAATCGTTTATTCCGGCTATAAAGAACGAGGCGTTTATTTCCACGAAGAGGACATTGCTGCGGTGCAGCATTCACCGCGGGTCTTAGGTCTTTTTCAAACGCGCGTCCGCAGCTACGTCAATTACGGGTTATACGTCGCTTGGAGGTCGCATTTGGACTGCAACGACCTAAGATTGCACGCTATTTTTCAGAATGACGCAGCGGAGAGTCTCTTTGGTATGGACAATGATCGCCGGGAGAGTTTACGCCTCATCTCAAGAGGGTTTCAGCTCGGTGTGCCTTCCCAGAGATTCGCCTCCCAAACTTACTTTAGACAGCGGAAACGCGATGGGTTTCCGTTGGAATTGGCCGAGGAAGTTCTCAATCACGCGGAGAAGTATCCCACATTTATTGTAGCAGCAGCCGAAATGCGGTTTCGCGAAGAAACTTCAAAAAAAGTCCGGCGGGTTGGCGAGGTTGCGCAACACGAAGGTTGGTTTGAAGAATAA
- a CDS encoding ABC transporter permease, whose translation MKRAAIVILFFGLLVGIWQAFYMAGVWSPVLLPSPLTVGKYLWGSLLDGSLAESSWVTMKRLLIGYGIGCVIGLPLGLMTARSKVMSDTVGVLALGLQTLPSVCWVPLALLWFGQSEGAMLFVVVMGTLWSVLIAVDNGVRNMPPIYVRAARTMGSSGFHTLRAVILPSSLPFVVSGMKQGWAFAWRSLMAAEIYVTVLTGYGLGHLLHFGRELHAMDQVIGVMLVIVVIGLLADRVMFSPWERFLHHRWGTAKQ comes from the coding sequence ATGAAGCGCGCGGCGATTGTTATTCTTTTCTTCGGCCTTCTCGTGGGCATCTGGCAGGCCTTTTACATGGCGGGCGTGTGGTCCCCTGTGCTGCTGCCGAGCCCGCTGACCGTGGGCAAGTACCTGTGGGGCTCGCTCCTGGACGGCAGTCTGGCGGAGTCCTCCTGGGTGACGATGAAGCGCCTGCTCATCGGCTATGGCATCGGCTGTGTGATTGGATTGCCGCTGGGCCTGATGACGGCGCGCAGCAAGGTGATGAGCGATACCGTGGGTGTGCTGGCGCTGGGTCTGCAGACGCTGCCGAGTGTGTGCTGGGTGCCGCTGGCGCTGCTGTGGTTTGGCCAGAGTGAGGGCGCGATGCTTTTCGTGGTGGTGATGGGTACGCTGTGGTCGGTGCTGATTGCCGTGGACAATGGCGTGCGGAACATGCCGCCGATTTACGTGCGCGCTGCGCGGACCATGGGCTCGAGCGGATTCCACACGCTGCGTGCGGTGATTCTGCCTTCGTCCCTTCCCTTTGTGGTGAGCGGCATGAAGCAGGGCTGGGCCTTTGCCTGGCGCTCACTGATGGCGGCGGAAATCTATGTGACGGTGCTCACGGGTTACGGCCTGGGGCATCTCTTGCACTTCGGTCGTGAGTTGCACGCCATGGATCAGGTCATCGGCGTGATGCTGGTGATCGTGGTGATTGGCTTGCTGGCGGACCGGGTGATGTTCTCTCCGTGGGAGAGGTTTTTGCATCATCGCTGGGGGACGGCGAAGCAGTAG
- a CDS encoding N-acetylmuramoyl-L-alanine amidase, protein MRPLRLVLPLAVLAVLVVIVSCQSSSGPSPRGRNWQAQLGAVPVDRKVTPVALLSEVTLRQDMIRPGTVGRRYKRPMNVRYITIHSTQNYTGNAYNHALALKRGALRAHKRPGGNRIGFLTWHFTVQDDVAIQHLPTNEQGEHADFDGPGNNYSIGIEMCEHRGNNLAETIDRTAKLTAYLMYEHGLSIDRVVPHYHWPRRGVNPPNKDCPHFLLDNGKPGPTWKWFKSRVQAHYDRIVAGPAPRI, encoded by the coding sequence ATGCGCCCCCTCCGCCTCGTGCTGCCCTTGGCCGTTCTGGCTGTTCTGGTTGTCATCGTCAGTTGTCAATCATCCTCCGGCCCCAGCCCGCGAGGCAGGAACTGGCAGGCCCAGTTGGGCGCCGTGCCCGTCGATCGCAAGGTCACCCCCGTCGCCCTGCTCAGTGAAGTCACTCTCCGGCAGGACATGATCCGTCCCGGCACCGTGGGCCGTCGCTACAAGCGCCCCATGAACGTGCGCTACATCACCATCCACAGCACGCAGAACTACACCGGCAACGCCTACAACCACGCCCTCGCCCTGAAGCGCGGCGCCCTGCGTGCGCACAAACGTCCCGGCGGCAATCGCATCGGCTTCCTCACCTGGCATTTCACCGTGCAGGACGACGTCGCCATCCAGCACCTGCCCACCAATGAACAGGGCGAGCACGCCGACTTCGATGGCCCGGGGAACAACTACAGCATCGGCATCGAGATGTGCGAGCATCGCGGCAACAACCTCGCGGAAACCATCGACCGCACCGCCAAGCTCACCGCCTACCTCATGTACGAGCACGGCCTCAGCATCGACCGCGTCGTGCCCCACTACCACTGGCCCCGCCGCGGCGTGAATCCTCCGAACAAGGACTGCCCCCACTTCCTCCTCGACAACGGCAAACCCGGCCCCACCTGGAAATGGTTCAAGTCCCGCGTGCAAGCCCACTACGACCGCATCGTCGCCGGCCCAGCGCCGCGAATCTAG